acacagccaggaaTCCCATGCAGGGGGCACGGCCGCCAATGGGTACAGCTCTGGCATGGCAAGGGCTGGCAAGTAATTGCCGCGCAGGTATCCTGCCCATTTTGCTCAGCTCCGGGGAGCAGCATCAGGCTTATTTAAGTGATGGGGAACCCCCAGGCTCTCCCAGCAAATGGAGGGCAGGGGCcagaaggcaaactggggctcgCGGGGCCTTGTAACAGGGAGTATTTAAGCAGCAGGAAGGTCTCCCTGGGGTCCCGGCTCTATAGCTCATGATCCCAATTACAGGCTGCTCCTGGAGGTGGCCCAGCTGATGCATGTCCGATTGACAACGCATTGCTCCAGCTCTATCCCAAATTAATTACAGAATGGACCGGGAGCAATACAAGATCTCCCAGAGCCCTGACCCCCAGTCCTGCATCGCCTCGAAGATGCTTTTTTCCTTCGtgcaaagaaaggaaggaaagaaaggaaaaagggttGGAGTCTGAGCTGACAAGAGGTGCTGGAGAGCTTTTCCTTTGTCCCGTCCTTTCATGGCAGAGATTGCACAGTGCAGCCGATGTTCTGTTTCCCCGGCATGGGCTTCACCTTCATCcccccaggctggaggagagggacCGCTTTGGAGGAACCCCCTGTTCCCGCATCCCTGGGCCACCACCAGCTGGGGATAGGGGCTATCTGCCAACACCATGGCTTTGCCTGGGTGGCCAAGGGTGCCAGGCATGCGGGAGGACACAGCGGATGACATGGTGGCATTGCTGTTCCCCATGCATCCATTGCGACATGGCTGGAAGCACTTCCCTGGGCATATTTCTGCACCATGGGAGTGCTTGGCTGGTTATTTCAGGAGCAGAGCACATGCGGGACCCTGAGGAGATGTCCCTCCCTCTGCCATGACACCCACAGCCCAGGAGTCCATAGCCAGCGCTGGTGGGTGGCCACTTGCACGTGTGTTCCCCGGCACGTTTGTGTTTCCCTGCTCCCACGGGAGCGACTGACGCCCTTGGCACGTGCCTGGTCCCTGGCACCATCCCCTGCCATCACGCCCCGGTGCATCATCATCAGCGTGACACTCACACGACCGCAGGGCTGGCACGCTGGGTCACCAACAAGCCGCTGCCAGGGCAGTGGGGGCAAGGAAGGGGCCCATCGGCTCTGCCTTCCTCAGGCTTTTACATACCGATTTCCCACCCTGgcctggctgggctggaggagaCGCCGAGTCGGGGCGCTGGCACCGCTCCCCACCAGGTCACCCAACAAGCTCCAAACATGCCCAGACAGCTGGGTGGTAAAAATACTCCCTGGCCCACTGTTTCGGCTGGATTAGCGTTGCCTCTGACAAACCACCTTAGCCAGGCACTGCAGGCAAAAACCCAGCCGGGATAAAATCCCAAAGCCAAGGAGTTTCAGAGCACAGGGCAGCCGGGATGGGGTACCACTGACACAAGGGAGAACACAAAAAACCcaggggtgaggaggaaggaCGCTCCACAGCTGGCAATGCTTCCTGGCTGTGGGACAGTCCCTCCCTGCACCCAAACCCTCAGAAAGCATCATTTTTTTCATGCCTTCCACCCCAAACCCTCACTGCTCTTTTGAGTGGGTGGGTAAAACCCGCCGGAGGAGTTGACTAGGGTGATGGCAGCTCGCCCGCCACCCTCCTCCCCTGCACACCCAGCTAATGGTgcacagaaattaattcagatGAGTGGGACGGAGCATCACAGCCGGGAAGGAGACGAGGCCCCCGAGGTGCCATGCGCGGCGCCGAGGGGACGTGGGCGCCACTGTCCCGGGGCGCTGGGAGGGCACGGCAGGCTCTGGCCAGGCCAGTCCAGCTTGTTGCTGCTCCCGCTCACGGGAAGGGTGTCGGAGCCATCGGACGGggtctggggcaggggctgcatcCCTGTCACCCCGCTGTGCCAGCTCCCCATCACCCCACCGTGCCGGCTCTGGGAAGAGGGGGCTGAGAGTTGCCGGCAGTGGTGGCAGCCCCGGGATCAATGCACCCCCCGAGCTATCTGCGGGCTTGACAGATTGATATTGGCAAAGGACTGGGCTGTGGGGGCCTCCCTGGGTGCACCCCCTCAGCCCCCAgctcctgggagcagagcagtGCTCCCAAGGCAGGTGCCATCCGTGTGATGTGAGCTGGCCGTTCTCTGGACCCCCACCAACATCTCAGCAAAGAGCAGCGGTCACCCAGGCAGCCCTCCCCGCTGCCACCGgcaccccagggaggggggacaTGGGAGCCCCAGGTCCTGCCTGGCCACCCAGGGAGTGAATCAGCAGCGCCTGGGGCAGGTGCCGGGCTGAGCCGTGCGCAGGCTGCGAGGGGCGGAGGTTTTGCACTCGCTCTCACCCGGCCAAGGATAAATAGGAGGCGGCTGCGAGTCCTGCCAAAGCCGCTCTTTCCATAGCCCAACGTGTCTGACAGCCGGCAGCCAGCCCAGGCAGACATGGACTCGCAGGACTGCCCTTGCGCCACGGGTAAGCCAGTGCTTCCCTCCGCGTTGGCCCCGGGGGGCTTCGGGAGCCAGAGCATCCCGGTGGGACCACCGATGCTCCCGCCTGTCGGCCTCCTCTGCCATCCCTGATGCTGTCATCCTGGCTGGGCCAGCTGCTGAAATCCTCTCCCAGCGTGGCAGTGTCACACCTGGAGCATCTCACTGGGAAGCGGCCGAGAATGCTGTGACCTTCCCGCTGAGCATGGCCGAAGCATCAGCCCTGGCCAGCCGGTGCTGCCGGAGAGCGGATGCTCAGGGCGGATGGCAATGCTCTCCCTGTAGCCCTCGCCCCAGAGCGTCCCTGCTGAGCCCCAGGGATGGGGGGATCCCCTCCCACCACCTCCTCTcaagcctttttctccttttctctgtgttttaggTGGCACCTGCACCTGCGGGGACAACTGCAAATGCAAAAACTGCAAATGTACATCATGCAAAAAAGGTAAGGGGGGTCTCTGAGCCCCATGGGGTAGGCAGAAACGCTTGTGGGGGTTTTCACTACACATGCCTGCGCACCTGGAATCAAATCAGGCTCAGCATGGCCAGAGTTGAGTTTATTCCTCCCATATTTTTTTGCCCCCAAAGGAGCATGGGGTGaattcccccccccaccagccgCCAGGCAATACAAGCCACCTGGTATAGCCCAGAACTCAGTGTACCCCTCACTGGCACCTCAGGATCAGCACAAAGGGATGCCCCAGGAGGAAACCAGCACCGGGATTTCTTCCGGCTGCTCCTGATGCCGTCACCCCCGGGCAGAGCCATGTGTGGGAGGGTTTgcacagagaggggctggggagcccCTGGTGAGCCCCTGGGAGTCCCgcaccctcctgctgcctccccagtGCTGGCCCTGGATGCAAAAACACCCCAGGAGATGCCACCAGGAATGGGGATGCTGCTAAAAGGCAAGGACACAGGGGTCAGTTGGAGGTCTCCAGCCATCCCctatgggaccccccccaaaccccaccctgAGACCCCCGCCACGAACGACCCTgacttatttttctctctgccacaggctgctgctcctgctgcccggcAGGATGTGCTAAGTGTGCACAGGGCTGCGTCTGCAAGGGGCCCCCCTCCGCCAAGTGCAGCTGCTGCAAATAGGGACCCCCAGCTGCACATCTGGGGGGCCGAAGAAGAATAGCCTTATTgtgtatgttgggtttttttatatatatgtgttcAGATATCTTTAGTGTTTGTCATGCACGACCTAAATAAAGTGATGTGTATATAAAGGTCTATAAGGAACCTGGCACTTCTGTTGGATGGGGCGGCTTCCCTGGGGAGTGGGAGGGCAGTGCATTTGGGGGGTCATGGCAAAGAGCCCGCGTcttatttttgctccttttttccaATCTTGGCTCTGCCCTCCCTACCAGCAGCTCCGACTCTTTGTTTTTACACTTTCCCTGCACAAGAAGGTattttatagtttttttttttcccccgccctGTTGTTACCCAAGGGCAAATCGCATGCTCTCTCCTCCACCAGAAATCCTCGGGGCTAATGAGCAACTCGTTATTACAAGCCTTCACTGACAGCGTACTaactgctgcagccctgcccatTTCCAGGGGTAACGTTTCCACGGCAGGTTGGGTGGTGGGGGAACGGGTTTAGTTTTCCTCCCGGCAGTTTAGTTGAACTGGCTGGAAGAACCACCCTGCTTATCCTCCCCACCACCTCAGCCAGCCTGGCAGCGTGCTTCTGTGGGGAGCCCCAGGTGACCTGGATGCTCACAACGGGGTGTGATGCCCACAAGGGGGTGCAATGTCCGCAATGGGGTGCAGTGCACATAATGCAATGCCTGCAATGGGATGGGATGCCCATGCCAGGGTGCAATGCCCACAAGGGGATGGGATGCCTGCAATGGCTCACAATGCCCATGCCAGGGTGCAATGCCTGTGAAAGGGTGCGATGCCCATGCTAGGGTGCAATGCCCACAATGGGATGCAATGCCCATGCCGGGGGGGGTGATGCTCACCCTGCCGAAGCGCAGCCATGCTGCTGCCAGGACACTGTACCCCAGGTGCCATGTGGCACCGTGCTGCTTCCCAGGACACACGAGGggtcctgcctgtccctgtgcTCCCCAAACGCAGCCTTTCATGGCCTCTTTTTAGCTGCAAAACCATTCCTGAACCATCCAGCCACTGCTGCCAGGACTCAGCCAGGGTTTTGGCACGGCCAAGGGCACCCCTGCCCACCATCTGCTCGTGGTGCCAATCCCCAGGGGATACCCCTTTGCTCTGGGAGGGCTCTTCCCCCAGGGCGTCCCCTGAGATGTCACCATCACCCCACACTTCCGACGGGTGTGAAGCACGTCCCAACGCCAGCAGAATGTAGGGCAGG
Above is a genomic segment from Harpia harpyja isolate bHarHar1 chromosome 9, bHarHar1 primary haplotype, whole genome shotgun sequence containing:
- the LOC128145848 gene encoding metallothionein-1, with product MDSQDCPCATGGTCTCGDNCKCKNCKCTSCKKGCCSCCPAGCAKCAQGCVCKGPPSAKCSCCK